In the genome of Noviherbaspirillum sp. L7-7A, one region contains:
- the frc gene encoding formyl-CoA transferase, with translation MDKPLQGLKIIDFTHVQAGPACTQMLAWFGADVIKVERPGAGDVTRSQLRDIPDADALYFTMLNSNKRSLTLDTKKQEGKDVLEKLIKESDVMVENFGPGALDRMGFTWERIQELNPKMILASVKGFSEGHHYEDLKVYENVAQCAGGAASTTGWWKGENSEPTISSAALGDSNTGMHLAIGILTAYIGRQKTGRGQKVAVSMQDAVLNLCRVKMRDQQRLERVGYLEEYPQYPHEMEAFADKVTPRGGNAGGGGQPGWILKCKGWETDPNAYIYFTVQGHAWEPICDALGKPEWKTDPAYTTPKARQPHINEIFATIEDFIKDKTKFEAVNVFRKFDIPCAPVLSMKELLVDESLRKSGSIVEVEHPVRGSYFTIGSPIKFSDLKPEVTASPLLGQHTDEVLEELGYSTQQIAAMHEAKAV, from the coding sequence ATGGACAAACCGCTGCAAGGACTCAAGATCATCGACTTCACCCACGTCCAGGCCGGCCCGGCCTGCACCCAGATGCTGGCCTGGTTTGGCGCGGACGTGATCAAGGTCGAGCGCCCCGGCGCCGGCGACGTTACCCGCAGCCAGCTGCGCGACATTCCCGATGCCGACGCGCTGTACTTCACGATGCTCAACTCCAACAAGCGCTCGCTGACGCTGGACACGAAGAAGCAAGAAGGCAAGGACGTGCTGGAGAAGCTGATCAAGGAGTCCGACGTGATGGTGGAGAACTTCGGTCCCGGCGCGCTGGACCGCATGGGCTTTACCTGGGAGCGCATCCAGGAACTGAACCCGAAGATGATCCTGGCTTCGGTCAAGGGCTTCTCCGAAGGCCATCACTATGAAGACCTGAAGGTCTACGAGAACGTGGCGCAGTGCGCCGGCGGCGCAGCCTCGACCACCGGCTGGTGGAAGGGCGAGAATTCCGAGCCGACGATTTCGTCGGCGGCGCTGGGCGACTCCAACACCGGCATGCACCTGGCCATCGGCATCCTGACGGCCTACATCGGCCGCCAGAAGACGGGCCGTGGCCAGAAAGTGGCGGTATCGATGCAGGACGCGGTGCTGAACCTGTGCCGGGTCAAGATGCGCGACCAGCAGCGGCTGGAGCGGGTGGGCTACCTGGAAGAGTATCCACAGTATCCGCACGAGATGGAAGCCTTTGCCGACAAGGTCACGCCGCGCGGCGGCAATGCCGGCGGCGGCGGCCAGCCGGGCTGGATCCTGAAGTGCAAGGGCTGGGAGACCGACCCGAACGCGTACATCTACTTCACGGTGCAGGGCCATGCCTGGGAGCCGATCTGCGACGCGCTGGGCAAGCCGGAATGGAAGACCGACCCGGCCTATACGACGCCGAAGGCTCGCCAGCCGCACATCAACGAGATCTTTGCCACGATCGAGGACTTCATCAAGGACAAGACCAAGTTTGAGGCGGTGAACGTGTTCCGCAAGTTCGACATCCCGTGCGCGCCGGTGCTGTCGATGAAGGAACTGCTGGTGGACGAGTCGCTGCGCAAGTCGGGCTCGATCGTGGAAGTGGAGCATCCGGTGCGCGGCTCGTACTTCACCATTGGCAGCCCGATCAAGTTCTCGGACCTGAAGCCGGAAGTGACGGCGTCACCGCTGCTGGGCCAGCACACCGACGAAGTGCTGGAAGAGCTGGGCTACAGCACGCAGCAGATCGCTGCGATGCATGAGGCCAAGGCGGTGTAA
- a CDS encoding PAS domain-containing protein codes for METSIDFEQLLKAIGDGVVVADARGNIIFWNAAAERIFGFTEQEAIGKSLDLIIPERQRQRHWDGYQKTMDTGQTRYGHDLLRVPALHKEGRPLSIAFTVAMLYTPDHKVSAIVAVVRDETARWTDERDMRKRIAELEASQKQAV; via the coding sequence ATGGAAACATCCATCGACTTTGAGCAATTGCTCAAGGCCATAGGCGACGGCGTGGTCGTGGCTGACGCCAGGGGCAACATCATATTCTGGAATGCGGCGGCCGAGCGGATCTTCGGCTTCACCGAGCAGGAAGCCATCGGCAAATCGCTCGACCTGATCATCCCGGAACGGCAGCGACAGCGTCACTGGGATGGCTATCAAAAGACCATGGACACCGGGCAAACCCGCTATGGCCATGATTTGCTGCGGGTGCCTGCCCTGCACAAGGAAGGGCGGCCGCTATCGATTGCGTTCACGGTGGCGATGCTCTACACGCCGGATCATAAAGTGTCGGCCATCGTCGCTGTCGTGCGTGATGAGACTGCGCGCTGGACGGATGAGCGCGACATGCGCAAGCGCATCGCGGAGCTGGAAGCGAGTCAGAAGCAGGCCGTTTGA
- the oxc gene encoding oxalyl-CoA decarboxylase translates to MSSVLKKTETDETTLLKEQSQEAGQAQGADVAEQTDGFHVLLDALKANDVETIYGLVGIPITDLARLAQAEGFRFIGFRHEANAVNAAAIAGYLTKKPGIAMTVSAPGFLNGLVALANATVNCFPMIMISGSSEREIVDLAQGDYEELDQLNAAKPYVKASYRINHIEDIGIGVARAIRAAVSGRPGGVYLDVPAKLLGQAMDAAAAQRSIVKVVDPAPAQLPAPDAIARALDVLKKAKRPVIMLGKGAAYAQADADIRAFVERTGIPYLAMSMAKGLLPDNHPQAAIAARSYALKEADCVMLIGARLNWLLSHGKGPTWGGKDHKDWAQKSFVQIDISAQEMDSNVPIDAPLAGDIGSTVSALLAAIDQTGFDKPDAAWTGAIAEKRDANVAKMAKTLSAKSAPMNFMTALSAMRDVLKDKPDVYLVNEGANTLDLARSVIDMMEPRKRLDSGTWGVMGIGMGYAIGAAVTSGKPVVALEGDSAFGFSGMEVETICRYNLPVTVVIFNNNGVYKGCDVNPTGGADPAPTVFVKGARYDMLMQAFGGEGSTVNTPEELSAALAQGISSGKPTLINVVIDENAGTESGRITHLNPQSAAKKK, encoded by the coding sequence ATGTCTTCAGTACTGAAAAAGACCGAGACCGACGAGACCACCCTGCTGAAAGAGCAGAGCCAGGAGGCAGGCCAGGCGCAGGGCGCGGACGTTGCCGAGCAGACCGACGGCTTCCACGTGCTTCTCGATGCATTGAAAGCCAATGACGTCGAGACCATTTACGGCCTGGTCGGCATCCCCATCACTGACCTGGCCCGCCTGGCGCAGGCCGAGGGCTTTCGCTTCATCGGCTTCCGCCATGAAGCCAATGCCGTCAATGCCGCCGCCATCGCCGGCTACCTGACCAAAAAGCCCGGCATCGCCATGACCGTTTCCGCACCCGGCTTCCTCAACGGCCTGGTCGCGCTGGCCAATGCCACCGTGAACTGCTTCCCCATGATCATGATCTCCGGCTCCTCCGAGCGCGAGATCGTTGACCTGGCCCAGGGCGACTATGAAGAGCTCGACCAGCTCAATGCCGCCAAGCCTTATGTGAAGGCCTCCTACCGCATCAACCATATCGAGGACATCGGCATCGGCGTGGCGCGCGCCATCCGCGCTGCCGTCTCCGGCCGTCCCGGCGGCGTCTATCTCGACGTGCCGGCCAAGCTGCTCGGCCAAGCCATGGATGCCGCCGCCGCCCAGCGCTCCATCGTCAAGGTGGTCGACCCGGCACCGGCCCAGCTGCCCGCACCCGACGCCATCGCCCGCGCGCTGGACGTGCTGAAGAAGGCCAAGCGCCCGGTCATCATGCTCGGCAAGGGCGCCGCCTATGCCCAGGCCGATGCCGACATCCGCGCCTTTGTCGAGCGCACCGGCATCCCGTATCTGGCCATGTCCATGGCCAAGGGCCTGCTGCCCGACAACCATCCGCAGGCTGCCATCGCCGCCCGCTCTTACGCCCTGAAGGAAGCCGACTGCGTCATGCTCATCGGCGCGCGCCTGAACTGGCTGCTCTCGCATGGCAAGGGCCCGACCTGGGGCGGCAAGGACCACAAGGACTGGGCACAGAAGAGCTTCGTGCAGATCGATATCTCGGCACAGGAGATGGACTCCAACGTGCCCATCGATGCACCCCTGGCCGGCGACATCGGCTCCACCGTCTCGGCACTGCTGGCCGCGATCGACCAGACCGGCTTCGACAAGCCCGATGCTGCCTGGACCGGCGCCATTGCCGAAAAGCGCGATGCCAACGTCGCCAAGATGGCCAAGACCCTGTCGGCCAAGTCCGCGCCGATGAACTTCATGACCGCGCTGTCGGCCATGCGCGATGTGCTCAAGGACAAGCCCGATGTCTACCTCGTCAATGAAGGCGCCAACACGCTGGATCTTGCGCGCAGCGTGATCGACATGATGGAGCCGCGCAAGCGCCTGGACTCCGGCACCTGGGGCGTCATGGGCATCGGCATGGGCTATGCCATCGGCGCGGCGGTGACCAGCGGCAAGCCGGTGGTGGCGCTCGAAGGCGACTCGGCGTTTGGCTTCTCGGGCATGGAAGTCGAGACCATCTGCCGCTACAACCTGCCGGTGACGGTGGTGATCTTCAACAACAACGGCGTCTACAAGGGTTGCGATGTCAACCCCACCGGCGGCGCCGACCCGGCCCCCACCGTGTTCGTCAAGGGCGCGCGCTACGACATGCTGATGCAGGCCTTTGGCGGCGAGGGTTCGACCGTGAACACGCCCGAGGAACTGTCGGCGGCGCTGGCGCAGGGCATCAGTTCGGGCAAGCCCACGCTGATCAATGTGGTCATCGACGAGAACGCCGGCACCGAGAGCGGACGCATCACCCATCTGAACCCGCAGAGCGCAGCCAAGAAGAAGTAA